A genomic region of Mycobacterium sp. Aquia_213 contains the following coding sequences:
- a CDS encoding class I adenylate-forming enzyme family protein, with product MGQHPLSQRIAGVLDLQPSAPAIEYDGRWLSWGLIAGAARHMAAVTADYGDAPAIGMLLRNRPGQVAAFLGVLLGGGTVVTINPSRGDERTRADIAALQLPLVVGEPDDLTTLVAPGTPTMPISGRLDDPGESRRDGGSAAAEVAVRMLTSGTTGPPKRIDLSYDMLARSVMGPDPEHAMPPQELRRGVAIMNSPLVHIGGVFRVLQCVAEARSFVLLERFELNAWARAVRTHRPRAVSLVPAALRTVLHSELSRTDLDSVRAVTCGTAPLSADDADAFTEKYGIPVLTSYAATEFGGGVAGWTLADYQSYWTAKRGSVGRANPGAQLRVVDDAGTPLDVDRVGLLEVKPGQLGRSAQWMRTTDLARIDADGFLWIVGRADQAIIRGGFKVMPDDVRVALEGHPAVAGAAVIGRPDVRLGETPVAMVELREPAAADTDTLVEYLRTRLARYEIPTEIAIVGTIPRTASGKADLSEIRRFFDESAAPHDHAR from the coding sequence ATGGGCCAACATCCGCTGAGTCAACGCATCGCCGGTGTGCTGGATCTGCAGCCGAGCGCACCCGCGATCGAATACGACGGTCGCTGGCTGTCGTGGGGCCTGATCGCCGGTGCGGCGCGGCACATGGCGGCGGTGACGGCCGATTACGGCGACGCCCCGGCGATCGGAATGCTGCTGCGCAACCGGCCGGGCCAGGTGGCGGCGTTCCTCGGGGTGTTACTGGGCGGCGGGACCGTAGTCACGATCAATCCGTCGCGCGGCGACGAGCGCACCCGGGCCGATATCGCCGCACTGCAACTGCCACTGGTGGTCGGCGAGCCCGACGACTTGACCACGCTGGTCGCCCCCGGCACGCCGACGATGCCGATCTCCGGGCGCCTCGATGACCCCGGCGAGTCGCGCCGCGACGGGGGCAGCGCCGCAGCCGAAGTCGCGGTGCGGATGCTGACCAGCGGAACGACCGGTCCGCCCAAGCGAATCGACCTCAGCTACGACATGCTGGCGCGCAGCGTGATGGGGCCGGACCCCGAGCACGCAATGCCGCCTCAGGAGCTGCGACGCGGGGTCGCGATCATGAACTCGCCGCTGGTGCACATCGGTGGTGTCTTCCGGGTGCTGCAGTGTGTCGCCGAGGCGAGATCCTTTGTGCTGCTGGAACGCTTCGAGCTCAACGCGTGGGCGCGGGCGGTGCGCACACACCGGCCCCGCGCGGTATCGCTGGTGCCGGCCGCGTTGCGCACGGTGTTGCACTCCGAGCTGTCGAGAACCGATCTGGACAGCGTCCGCGCGGTCACCTGTGGCACCGCCCCGCTGTCCGCCGACGACGCGGACGCGTTCACCGAGAAGTACGGCATACCCGTACTAACCTCTTATGCCGCAACCGAATTCGGCGGCGGTGTGGCCGGCTGGACCCTGGCCGACTACCAGAGCTACTGGACCGCCAAACGCGGTAGCGTCGGGCGGGCCAACCCCGGCGCGCAGCTGCGGGTGGTGGACGACGCCGGCACGCCGCTCGACGTGGACCGAGTCGGGCTGCTGGAGGTCAAGCCCGGACAGCTGGGGCGATCGGCGCAGTGGATGCGGACCACGGATTTGGCGCGCATCGACGCGGACGGCTTCCTCTGGATAGTCGGGCGGGCCGACCAGGCGATCATCCGCGGCGGGTTCAAGGTGATGCCCGACGATGTGCGCGTCGCACTGGAGGGCCACCCCGCGGTGGCGGGCGCGGCCGTGATCGGACGACCCGACGTCCGCCTGGGCGAAACGCCGGTCGCGATGGTAGAACTGCGCGAGCCCGCCGCCGCCGATACCGACACGTTGGTGGAGTATCTGCGAACACGACTGGCCCGCTACGAGATTCCCACCGAGATCGCGATCGTCGGCACGATCCCGCGCACAGCGTCGGGTAAGGCCGACCTGAGCGAGATCCGGCGCTTCTTCGACGAATCCGCGGCACCGCACGACCATGCCCGGTGA
- a CDS encoding enoyl-CoA hydratase/isomerase family protein, producing the protein MPLSTPRFETILLDVDADDHVATITLNRPEQLNAFNRTMCEEMAEAWRIVKLDESVHAVVLRAAGSRAFSAGLDIKTPYGQPENVWNHEDPGELLSPKWQKLWKPVVCAVQGMCTAGAFYFINESDVVICSTDATFFDSHVSAGLVCALEPIGLMRRIGLGETLRIALMGNDERVGADTALRIGLVSEVVATDQLWHRAHEIAAAIAAKPPTATQGTVKAIWESLDKPYRAALEQGLIYTRLGNPLGTAELAAQQDADGRSARSDPKIR; encoded by the coding sequence GTGCCGTTGAGTACCCCGCGCTTCGAAACCATTCTCCTCGACGTTGACGCGGACGACCACGTCGCCACCATCACGCTGAATCGTCCCGAGCAGCTGAATGCGTTCAATCGCACGATGTGTGAGGAGATGGCCGAGGCCTGGCGCATCGTCAAACTCGACGAGTCGGTGCATGCGGTGGTGCTGCGGGCCGCCGGCAGCCGAGCCTTCAGCGCCGGGCTGGACATCAAGACGCCGTACGGGCAACCCGAAAACGTGTGGAATCACGAGGATCCCGGCGAATTGCTCAGCCCCAAGTGGCAGAAGCTGTGGAAGCCGGTGGTGTGCGCCGTTCAGGGCATGTGCACCGCGGGTGCGTTCTACTTCATCAACGAGTCCGATGTGGTCATCTGCTCAACCGACGCGACGTTTTTCGACTCACACGTCTCGGCCGGCCTGGTCTGCGCCCTGGAGCCGATCGGGCTGATGCGCCGCATCGGCCTGGGCGAGACGTTGCGCATCGCGTTGATGGGCAACGACGAACGGGTCGGGGCCGATACCGCGTTGCGGATCGGGTTGGTGTCCGAGGTCGTCGCGACCGACCAGCTGTGGCACCGCGCCCACGAGATCGCCGCGGCGATTGCGGCCAAGCCGCCGACTGCGACCCAGGGCACCGTCAAGGCGATCTGGGAGTCGCTGGACAAGCCTTACCGCGCCGCCTTGGAGCAGGGGCTGATCTACACCCGGCTGGGTAACCCGCTGGGTACCGCCGAACTGGCGGCGCAGCAGGATGCCGACGGCAGGAGCGCCCGCAGCGATCCAAAGATCCGCTGA
- a CDS encoding enoyl-CoA hydratase/isomerase family protein, with product MPADSFDTINYEVDGHTATITLNRPEALNALSPHMITELRAAYDEAENDDNVWLTIVTGTGRAFCTGADVKEIPEDGKVIYERPYLSTYDQWEAPQEGTPPFRSTAKPVLTAVNGICCGAGMDWVTTTDIVIASEQATFFDPHVSIGLVAGRELVRISRVLPRSIALRMALMGKHERMSAERAYQLGLISEVVEHDRLLDRAREIADIVNSNAPLAVRGTRLAILKGLNVPLHEAEIMAETFRERVLRTEDAAEGPKAFVEKRKPNWQCR from the coding sequence ATGCCTGCTGACTCGTTCGACACCATCAACTACGAGGTCGACGGGCACACCGCCACCATCACGTTGAATCGGCCCGAGGCCCTCAACGCGCTGAGCCCCCACATGATCACCGAACTCAGGGCCGCCTACGACGAGGCCGAAAACGACGACAACGTCTGGCTGACCATCGTCACCGGCACCGGTCGCGCGTTCTGCACCGGTGCCGACGTCAAAGAGATCCCCGAAGACGGCAAGGTGATCTACGAGCGGCCGTACCTGTCGACTTACGACCAGTGGGAAGCCCCCCAGGAGGGCACTCCCCCGTTTCGCTCCACCGCCAAGCCGGTGTTGACCGCGGTGAACGGAATCTGTTGTGGCGCCGGTATGGATTGGGTCACCACGACAGACATCGTCATCGCATCCGAACAGGCGACCTTTTTCGACCCGCACGTCAGCATCGGGCTGGTAGCCGGACGCGAATTGGTGCGGATATCCCGGGTATTGCCCCGCTCGATCGCGCTGCGAATGGCCTTGATGGGCAAGCACGAACGGATGAGCGCCGAGCGCGCCTACCAACTCGGACTGATCAGTGAGGTCGTCGAGCACGACCGCCTGCTGGACCGGGCCCGCGAGATCGCCGACATCGTCAACTCCAATGCGCCGCTGGCGGTCCGGGGCACCCGGCTCGCGATTCTCAAAGGCCTGAACGTGCCGCTGCACGAGGCCGAGATCATGGCCGAAACCTTCCGCGAGCGGGTGCTGCGCACCGAGGATGCGGCCGAAGGCCCCAAAGCCTTTGTGGAAAAGCGCAAACCGAATTGGCAGTGCCGTTGA
- a CDS encoding enoyl-CoA hydratase/isomerase family protein, whose protein sequence is MSHDADAADAEGSVTARRDGAILRLTLDRPQRRNSLTHLMIDTLVRALTEAAADDSLRAIHLRGAGEDFCAGADWVATNSGSGQRPRTGDLVRRIPHAAHRLIELVQTIQLPVVCTVRGWAVGMGCNLALAADFTVAATDAVFWEPFIERGFSPDSGATWLLPRLVGVARARRMLLLSEKVSGADAADWGLIHQAADELDDAVEQLLARLADGPTVALGLAKQALNYGQHASLSQSMTQELFNLELSCRTKDFKEGLEAFRQRRTPKFDGR, encoded by the coding sequence GTGAGTCACGACGCCGATGCGGCCGACGCCGAGGGGTCGGTGACAGCACGCCGGGATGGCGCGATTCTGCGGCTCACACTCGATCGCCCCCAGCGGCGTAATTCGTTGACCCACTTGATGATCGACACGTTGGTCCGCGCGCTGACCGAGGCCGCCGCCGACGACTCGCTACGCGCGATTCACCTGCGCGGCGCCGGCGAAGACTTCTGCGCGGGCGCCGACTGGGTCGCCACCAACAGTGGCAGTGGACAACGGCCGCGCACCGGTGATCTGGTACGCCGGATTCCGCACGCCGCTCATCGATTGATCGAGCTCGTGCAGACCATCCAGCTCCCGGTGGTGTGCACCGTGCGGGGCTGGGCGGTGGGGATGGGCTGCAATCTTGCGCTGGCCGCCGACTTCACCGTGGCCGCGACCGATGCCGTGTTCTGGGAGCCGTTCATCGAACGGGGATTCAGCCCGGACTCGGGTGCTACCTGGCTGCTCCCCCGACTGGTCGGGGTGGCGCGAGCCCGGCGCATGCTGCTGCTCAGCGAGAAAGTTAGCGGGGCCGACGCGGCCGACTGGGGGTTGATTCACCAGGCCGCGGACGAACTCGACGACGCCGTCGAACAGCTGCTGGCACGACTCGCCGACGGACCAACCGTCGCGCTCGGGCTGGCCAAGCAAGCCCTGAACTACGGCCAGCACGCATCGCTGAGCCAGTCCATGACGCAGGAGCTGTTCAACTTGGAACTGTCCTGTCGGACAAAAGATTTCAAAGAAGGCCTGGAGGCCTTTCGGCAGCGCCGCACGCCGAAATTCGATGGACGCTGA
- a CDS encoding enoyl-CoA hydratase/isomerase family protein: MTASNDDRVLFEVDPGKRIATITLNNPKQRNSYDAAMREAVGRCLDQVAEDDDLTVVLLRGAEGVFSTGADMNNAYGWYGDKSKAPDDAAKRRPSQRRRLTVDRKSFSFYHNFMGFPKVTVGEISGYALGGGFEMALMTDISVIARDTKIGMPATRFLGPALGSLHMFFHRLGPVLARRLLLTGDVIEAGELENLGIFTDTCDPGAVTARARYWAEKAAKMPADGVVIAKEAFRLVEQSQAYNGEEVASYLFHAYGTNLQFGPDEFNFVKTRAQHGTKEAFRLRDEHFHVPEPEA; this comes from the coding sequence ATGACTGCCTCGAACGACGACCGGGTGCTTTTCGAGGTCGATCCCGGCAAGAGAATCGCGACGATCACGCTGAACAATCCCAAGCAGCGCAACTCCTACGACGCCGCGATGCGCGAGGCCGTCGGCCGCTGTTTGGATCAGGTGGCCGAAGACGACGATCTGACTGTGGTGCTGCTGCGCGGAGCCGAGGGCGTCTTTTCCACCGGGGCCGACATGAACAACGCATACGGCTGGTATGGCGACAAGTCCAAGGCGCCCGACGACGCGGCCAAGCGACGTCCGAGTCAGCGCCGACGACTTACCGTGGACCGCAAGTCATTTAGCTTCTACCACAACTTCATGGGCTTCCCGAAGGTGACGGTGGGAGAGATCTCCGGGTACGCCCTGGGCGGCGGCTTCGAGATGGCGCTGATGACCGACATCTCCGTGATCGCGCGCGACACGAAGATCGGCATGCCGGCGACGCGCTTCCTGGGGCCCGCGCTGGGCAGCCTGCACATGTTCTTCCATCGGTTGGGACCGGTGCTGGCCCGCCGCCTGCTGCTGACCGGTGACGTCATCGAAGCGGGCGAACTCGAAAATCTCGGAATCTTCACCGACACATGCGATCCCGGTGCGGTGACCGCGCGCGCCCGGTACTGGGCCGAGAAGGCGGCGAAGATGCCGGCCGACGGGGTTGTGATCGCCAAGGAAGCATTCCGCCTCGTCGAGCAGAGCCAGGCCTACAACGGTGAGGAAGTCGCGAGCTATCTCTTCCACGCCTACGGCACCAACCTGCAGTTCGGACCAGACGAATTCAACTTCGTCAAAACCCGGGCCCAGCACGGCACCAAGGAAGCGTTCCGGCTGCGCGACGAGCACTTTCACGTACCGGAACCCGAAGCGTAG
- a CDS encoding TetR/AcrR family transcriptional regulator: MEVPVVAKQATADKRQRRERGSINPDDIISGAFELAEQVSIDNLSMPLLGKHLGVGVTSIYWYFRKKDDLLNAMTDRALSKYVFATPYVEASDWRETLRNHARSMRKTFMGNPILCDLILIRAALSPKAARLGALEMEKAISNLVEAGLTPEDAFDTYSAVSVHVRGSVVLQRLYEKNQSSDLGPRAIEDAVSIDPEKTPLLAQVTRIGHRIGAPDETNFEYGLTCILDHATQLIEGSNAAKSTTSRPRKATKSATPRARAKATADR; encoded by the coding sequence ATGGAGGTGCCCGTAGTGGCAAAGCAGGCAACCGCTGATAAGCGTCAACGACGCGAACGCGGGTCCATCAACCCTGACGACATCATCAGCGGCGCATTCGAACTCGCGGAGCAAGTGTCGATCGACAACTTGAGCATGCCGCTGCTCGGCAAACACCTCGGCGTCGGCGTTACCAGCATCTACTGGTATTTCCGCAAGAAAGACGACTTGCTCAACGCGATGACCGACCGCGCCTTGAGCAAGTACGTGTTCGCCACCCCCTATGTCGAAGCCAGCGATTGGCGGGAGACCCTGCGCAACCACGCGCGCTCGATGCGTAAGACGTTCATGGGCAACCCAATTCTGTGCGACCTGATTTTGATTCGCGCCGCACTGAGTCCCAAGGCGGCCCGACTGGGCGCACTCGAGATGGAGAAGGCGATCTCCAATCTGGTCGAGGCCGGCCTCACGCCCGAAGACGCGTTTGACACGTATTCGGCGGTTTCGGTCCACGTCCGCGGCTCGGTGGTTTTGCAGCGGCTCTACGAAAAGAACCAGTCCTCCGACCTCGGTCCGCGCGCCATCGAGGATGCCGTTTCCATCGACCCCGAAAAGACTCCGCTGCTCGCCCAGGTGACCAGGATCGGTCACCGGATCGGCGCGCCGGACGAAACCAATTTCGAGTACGGCCTGACCTGCATCCTGGACCACGCCACCCAGTTGATCGAGGGATCGAACGCCGCCAAGTCGACGACGTCGCGCCCGCGCAAGGCGACGAAGTCGGCCACTCCGCGAGCGCGGGCCAAGGCTACCGCGGACCGCTAG
- a CDS encoding SDR family NAD(P)-dependent oxidoreductase — translation MDLGLTNATAVVVGGSRGMGLAASRCLAEDGARVALVGRTQASLDSALADLIDRGSPDAVGFAADIGDAAEVDKVFAEVSARWNGELNVLINTIGPGAAGSFEDLTDDQWRESVEDGVLGMVRCVRSALPLLRKAQWARVVNFSAHSTQRQSVMLPAYTAAKSMLTSVSKNLSLSLAKDEILVNVVSPGSIASESLIGWADSVGVDGNDPYRLMEAIDKHFGHPAHMPRAGLPEEIGPVVAFLASRRNSYMTGANINVDGGSDFT, via the coding sequence ATGGATCTAGGCCTGACGAATGCGACAGCAGTAGTTGTCGGCGGTAGCCGCGGCATGGGCTTGGCGGCGTCGCGTTGCCTCGCCGAGGACGGCGCCCGGGTGGCGCTGGTCGGCCGGACGCAAGCCTCCCTCGATAGCGCGCTGGCCGATCTGATCGACCGTGGCAGTCCGGATGCCGTGGGATTCGCGGCCGATATCGGTGATGCCGCGGAGGTCGACAAGGTATTCGCCGAGGTTTCCGCCCGGTGGAACGGCGAACTCAACGTGCTGATCAATACGATCGGGCCGGGAGCGGCGGGCAGCTTTGAAGATCTGACCGACGACCAGTGGCGTGAGTCCGTCGAAGACGGCGTGCTGGGGATGGTGCGCTGTGTGCGTTCGGCGCTTCCGCTGTTGCGCAAGGCCCAGTGGGCGCGGGTCGTCAACTTTTCGGCGCATTCGACACAGCGGCAAAGCGTCATGCTGCCCGCCTACACCGCGGCCAAGTCGATGCTGACGAGCGTCTCTAAAAACCTGTCGTTGTCGCTCGCCAAAGACGAGATCTTGGTGAATGTGGTGTCACCGGGCAGCATCGCGTCCGAGTCGCTGATCGGCTGGGCCGACTCGGTCGGTGTGGATGGCAACGACCCCTATCGCCTGATGGAGGCCATCGACAAGCACTTTGGGCATCCGGCGCACATGCCGCGCGCCGGCCTGCCGGAAGAGATCGGGCCCGTCGTCGCGTTCCTCGCGTCGCGGCGTAACTCCTACATGACCGGCGCCAACATCAACGTCGACGGTGGTTCAGACTTCACCTGA
- a CDS encoding dihydrodipicolinate synthase family protein, which yields MATAAEARGWARGALRGIGDSLYTPFCGTDGDDIDWDAYRTLVRYCVGDLGHPMLWCTSGIAEFWSLTIDERKRLLEVAVEEARRINPDVVVQACTAAMSAKDCVDLTLHAQEAGADIAYIQTPMMEAHGGDGVLRFFKYVAARTDIALGMFNSPSSGYVLTPVESARIYDEVPAVCATKEGAFRPEASRRLHELAPGLAVWECDRTVYRAGWLRAGIVCPAQLGTAGYLFETPQRRQFSEYWDLILNDKLLEAMDYGRESGMDQFDLDIGSWWTCYPGRSDYFTHWGAAFKYAASVLGLPIGAYPHSRPPQAELPAEAKAQIETAYRRLGLVDS from the coding sequence GTGGCTACAGCTGCTGAGGCGCGCGGGTGGGCGCGCGGAGCGTTGCGGGGAATCGGCGATTCGCTCTACACGCCGTTCTGCGGGACCGACGGCGACGACATCGACTGGGACGCCTACCGGACGCTGGTGCGCTACTGCGTCGGCGATCTCGGCCACCCAATGTTGTGGTGCACCAGTGGAATCGCCGAGTTCTGGTCGCTGACCATAGACGAGCGCAAGCGCTTGCTGGAGGTGGCGGTCGAGGAAGCGCGCCGCATCAATCCAGACGTGGTGGTGCAGGCCTGTACGGCGGCGATGTCGGCGAAGGACTGCGTCGATCTGACCCTGCACGCCCAGGAGGCGGGCGCCGATATCGCCTACATCCAAACGCCGATGATGGAGGCCCACGGTGGCGACGGCGTGCTGCGCTTTTTCAAATACGTGGCCGCGCGCACGGATATCGCCCTGGGCATGTTCAATTCCCCGTCCTCGGGCTACGTGTTGACCCCGGTCGAAAGCGCCCGGATTTACGACGAGGTGCCCGCGGTGTGCGCCACCAAGGAGGGCGCCTTCCGCCCGGAGGCCAGCCGGCGGCTGCACGAATTGGCGCCCGGGCTGGCGGTGTGGGAATGCGACAGGACGGTGTACCGCGCCGGGTGGTTGCGGGCGGGAATCGTCTGCCCGGCCCAATTAGGCACCGCTGGTTACCTTTTCGAGACGCCGCAACGGCGGCAGTTCTCCGAGTATTGGGACCTGATACTCAACGACAAGCTGCTCGAGGCGATGGACTACGGGCGGGAATCCGGGATGGACCAATTCGATCTGGACATCGGGTCGTGGTGGACCTGCTACCCGGGTCGCTCGGACTACTTCACCCATTGGGGTGCTGCGTTCAAATACGCCGCCTCGGTATTGGGCTTGCCGATCGGTGCCTACCCGCATTCCCGTCCTCCGCAGGCAGAGCTGCCGGCCGAGGCCAAAGCTCAAATCGAAACGGCATATCGCCGGCTCGGGCTCGTCGATTCGTAA
- a CDS encoding CsbD family protein — protein MVDIIKGVVDDVVGKAKEVVGTVAGRNDWIREGQAQQDKADALRNVVKKEAEADKARAEAKIHEARERAEQN, from the coding sequence ATGGTTGACATCATCAAGGGCGTCGTGGACGACGTTGTGGGTAAGGCCAAGGAAGTTGTCGGCACTGTCGCGGGGCGCAACGACTGGATCCGTGAGGGTCAGGCGCAGCAGGACAAGGCAGATGCGCTGCGCAATGTCGTGAAGAAAGAGGCTGAGGCCGACAAAGCTCGTGCCGAAGCGAAAATTCACGAGGCACGCGAGCGCGCCGAACAGAATTAG
- a CDS encoding enoyl-CoA hydratase, whose amino-acid sequence MSGSNGASQDSQADDAVLYEATDGGVAILTFNRPDRLNAWGPDIAAGFYAGIDRAESDPAIRVIVVTGRGRGFCAGAYLGAPGGAAKVGESMEKAGQTNLADLVGERPPHFVTTLRKPVIAAINGACVGIGLTQALMCDVRFAAAGAKFGAVFARRGLIAEFGISWILPRLTSMGIALDLLLSARTFLAEEAAELGLVKEVVAADDLMKRALEYAEDMAAKCSPASMAVIKRQVYGDDTRDVEDANTRSEVLVHEAMSRPDVIEGITSFLEKRPPQFPSLRPTDA is encoded by the coding sequence ATGTCCGGCAGCAACGGTGCCTCCCAGGACTCTCAAGCCGACGATGCGGTGCTCTACGAGGCCACGGACGGCGGCGTGGCCATCCTGACGTTCAATCGGCCGGATCGGCTCAATGCGTGGGGTCCCGACATCGCGGCCGGGTTCTACGCCGGCATCGACCGCGCCGAATCCGATCCCGCTATCCGGGTGATCGTGGTGACCGGTCGGGGCAGGGGGTTCTGCGCCGGTGCGTATTTGGGTGCGCCGGGCGGGGCGGCCAAGGTCGGCGAATCGATGGAGAAGGCCGGTCAGACGAATCTGGCCGACCTGGTCGGCGAACGGCCGCCGCATTTTGTGACCACGCTGCGCAAGCCCGTCATCGCCGCCATCAACGGTGCGTGCGTCGGCATCGGCCTGACCCAGGCGCTGATGTGCGACGTCCGGTTCGCCGCCGCCGGGGCCAAGTTCGGCGCCGTGTTCGCTCGCCGGGGCCTGATCGCCGAATTCGGCATCTCCTGGATCCTTCCTCGTCTGACCAGCATGGGAATCGCGCTCGATCTGCTGCTGAGCGCACGCACCTTTCTTGCCGAGGAGGCCGCCGAGCTGGGCCTGGTCAAAGAGGTAGTGGCGGCCGACGACCTGATGAAGCGGGCCCTGGAGTACGCCGAGGACATGGCCGCCAAGTGCTCGCCGGCATCGATGGCGGTGATCAAGCGGCAGGTCTACGGCGACGACACCCGCGATGTCGAGGACGCGAACACCCGCTCCGAAGTCCTGGTGCACGAGGCGATGTCGCGGCCGGACGTCATCGAAGGAATCACCAGCTTCCTCGAGAAGCGGCCCCCCCAGTTTCCGTCGCTGCGCCCAACAGACGCTTAG
- a CDS encoding amidohydrolase family protein, producing the protein MNSLSYKAIDVDNHYYEPLDSFTRHLDKAFKTRGVQMVSQGKRTLAVIGGRVNNFVPNPTFDPIIVPGCLDLLFRGEIPEGVDPASLMKVERMADHPEYQNRDARIAVMDTQDIETVFMLPTFGCGVEEALKHDIDATMASVHAFNLWLDEDWGFDRPDHRIIGAPIISLADPAKALEEVEFVLARGAKLVLVRPAPVPGAVKPRSLGDRSHDPVWARLAEAGVPVGFHLSDSGYLHIAAAWGGKATFEGFGAKDPLDNVLLDDRAIHDTMASMIVHGVFTRHPKLKAVSIENGSYFVHRLVKRLKKAANTQPRDFPEDPVEQLRNNVWIAPYYEDDLPELAEVIGVDKILFGSDWPHGEGLESPVSFTEELTAFNESDIRKIMRNNALDLLGVKATVAA; encoded by the coding sequence ATGAATAGCTTGAGCTACAAGGCGATTGACGTCGACAACCACTACTACGAGCCGCTGGACTCTTTCACCCGGCACCTCGACAAGGCGTTCAAGACCCGCGGCGTGCAGATGGTCAGCCAAGGTAAGCGCACCTTGGCGGTGATCGGGGGCCGCGTCAACAACTTCGTCCCCAATCCCACCTTCGACCCGATCATCGTGCCGGGCTGCCTGGATCTGTTGTTCCGCGGCGAGATTCCCGAAGGCGTCGATCCCGCGTCGCTGATGAAGGTCGAGCGGATGGCCGACCACCCCGAATACCAGAACCGCGACGCGCGCATCGCGGTGATGGATACCCAGGACATCGAAACCGTGTTCATGCTCCCTACATTCGGGTGCGGCGTCGAGGAGGCACTCAAGCACGACATCGACGCGACGATGGCGTCGGTGCACGCCTTCAACCTGTGGCTCGACGAGGACTGGGGTTTCGACCGGCCCGACCACCGGATCATCGGCGCGCCGATCATCTCGCTGGCCGATCCGGCCAAGGCGCTCGAAGAGGTGGAGTTCGTGTTGGCCCGCGGTGCCAAGCTGGTGTTGGTGCGGCCCGCGCCGGTACCTGGCGCGGTCAAGCCCCGGTCGCTGGGTGATCGCAGCCACGACCCGGTCTGGGCCCGGCTGGCCGAGGCGGGAGTGCCGGTGGGATTCCACCTGTCCGACAGCGGTTACCTGCACATCGCGGCGGCGTGGGGCGGCAAGGCGACGTTCGAAGGGTTCGGCGCCAAGGATCCGCTGGATAACGTGCTCCTCGACGACCGCGCGATCCACGACACGATGGCCTCGATGATCGTGCACGGTGTGTTCACCCGCCACCCGAAACTCAAGGCGGTCAGCATCGAAAACGGTTCGTATTTCGTGCATCGGCTGGTGAAGCGCCTGAAGAAGGCGGCCAACACCCAGCCGCGTGATTTCCCCGAGGACCCGGTGGAGCAGTTACGCAACAACGTGTGGATCGCCCCGTACTACGAGGACGACCTGCCGGAGCTGGCCGAGGTCATCGGCGTCGACAAGATCCTGTTCGGCTCCGACTGGCCGCACGGCGAAGGCCTCGAGTCGCCGGTGTCGTTCACCGAGGAGCTCACCGCTTTCAACGAATCGGATATCCGAAAGATCATGCGCAACAATGCCTTAGATCTTCTGGGCGTCAAAGCCACCGTGGCAGCCTAG